Proteins encoded within one genomic window of Mesobacillus subterraneus:
- a CDS encoding ABC transporter ATP-binding protein yields the protein MIVSTKNVSKRYGKHDVLKNINLEIESGEIFGLLGPSGAGKTTLVRQLVGLEMPSEGENYLFGEKMPSLKLIERIGYMAQSDALYTELSAKENLEFFASLFGLKGAQRKKRILEVMELVDLSQHLNKLVTNYSGGMKRRLSLASALLHEPDLLILDEPTVGIDPVLRQSIWSGFYHLKTQGKTLIVTTHVMDEAEKCDRLGLLRDGRLIAVGTPDELKERTGSASIEEAFLAYGGVQHEN from the coding sequence ATGATTGTTTCAACCAAAAATGTAAGTAAACGCTATGGTAAGCATGATGTCTTGAAGAATATTAATTTAGAAATTGAAAGCGGCGAAATATTCGGGTTGCTTGGACCTTCTGGAGCAGGAAAAACGACTCTCGTTCGGCAGCTCGTCGGCCTGGAAATGCCGAGTGAAGGTGAAAATTATCTTTTCGGTGAAAAAATGCCTTCCCTGAAGCTGATTGAAAGGATTGGCTATATGGCCCAATCGGATGCACTTTATACTGAGTTATCTGCGAAAGAAAACCTGGAGTTCTTCGCATCCTTATTTGGTCTTAAGGGAGCTCAGCGGAAAAAGCGTATTTTAGAAGTGATGGAGCTTGTGGATTTATCTCAGCATCTTAATAAGCTGGTAACCAATTATTCTGGTGGCATGAAACGCCGTCTTTCCCTTGCTTCAGCACTGCTGCATGAACCGGATTTGTTGATTCTCGATGAGCCGACTGTCGGCATCGACCCTGTGCTGCGCCAGAGCATCTGGTCGGGTTTTTATCATTTGAAAACACAGGGAAAAACGCTAATTGTCACAACGCATGTCATGGATGAAGCAGAGAAATGCGACAGATTGGGATTGTTACGAGATGGTCGTCTGATCGCGGTGGGAACTCCTGATGAATTGAAGGAACGGACCGGTTCTGCAAGCATCGAGGAAGCATTTTTAGCCTATGGAGGTGTTCAGCATGAGAATTAG
- a CDS encoding FixH family protein: MKKLFFSLFILLATQLTGCSQEPVWNVEINKEPVFSNGKESNFEIMVMEDGAAVKDLQISAEFAMASMDHGSINVELEEISDGVYSGSAIFSMAGEWEAVFTLEKDGFKQEKVINLNVKKAEGVASLNGEWITDEDLEFYQFINKLHIEINRETDREKYTGEKLDEALAYWDNQEKLNQDKNQLLTQIIRLRVMAMLGQEKGHKVTDEEVNGAIEKVRAQYSSSDAAKRLIAQFGEEKFWSIQQQQYARIVLTQKVQNDLIEKIKKENPKAGEQEVLFTAEKEYEELLVSQVNSLKIKIM, from the coding sequence ATGAAAAAATTATTCTTTTCACTATTCATATTGCTAGCGACACAGTTAACAGGCTGCAGTCAAGAGCCAGTTTGGAATGTAGAAATCAACAAAGAACCAGTCTTTTCAAACGGGAAAGAGTCAAACTTTGAAATCATGGTGATGGAGGATGGAGCCGCTGTAAAGGACCTCCAGATTTCCGCCGAGTTTGCGATGGCCAGTATGGACCATGGAAGTATTAATGTTGAACTGGAAGAAATATCTGATGGTGTTTATTCTGGAAGTGCCATATTTTCAATGGCAGGAGAATGGGAAGCAGTTTTCACTCTTGAAAAGGACGGATTTAAGCAAGAAAAAGTCATTAACCTTAATGTGAAAAAAGCGGAAGGTGTCGCTTCCCTTAATGGTGAATGGATCACAGATGAAGACCTGGAATTTTACCAGTTCATCAATAAACTTCATATTGAAATCAACCGGGAAACAGACCGAGAAAAATATACCGGAGAAAAGCTGGATGAAGCACTTGCTTATTGGGATAACCAGGAAAAGCTGAATCAGGATAAAAATCAGCTCTTGACGCAAATCATCAGACTAAGGGTCATGGCAATGCTTGGCCAAGAAAAAGGACATAAGGTAACAGATGAGGAAGTGAACGGAGCCATTGAAAAAGTACGTGCTCAATACAGCAGCTCAGACGCAGCAAAAAGACTGATTGCACAATTTGGCGAAGAAAAGTTCTGGAGCATCCAGCAGCAGCAATACGCCCGGATCGTCCTGACACAAAAGGTCCAGAATGATTTAATTGAAAAAATAAAAAAGGAAAATCCCAAAGCAGGAGAACAAGAAGTTCTTTTCACAGCCGAAAAGGAATATGAAGAGTTGTTAGTCAGCCAAGTGAACTCCTTGAAGATTAAGATCATGTAA
- a CDS encoding ABC transporter ATP-binding protein: MISVSGLTQSYGNDEILNNISLSIEKNEVCALVGRNGAGKSTFINSLLGLIPIKKGEIHVNGKPRKRNNRWKNEIAYLPEKFMLYPSLTGYENIVFFAQAGKGNADAKKIKQILNSVGLWEDRNRSIKGYSKGMLQRLGLAITLYQDSDILILDEPTSGIDPMGRKEILEVLHSLSGKTILLSSHHLEEIKQICTHVAFLDKGKMTKYTVDDFLRIQELGGMEK, from the coding sequence ATGATCAGCGTTTCTGGTTTGACACAATCATATGGAAATGATGAAATCTTGAACAATATCAGCCTTTCTATCGAGAAAAACGAAGTATGTGCCCTCGTAGGCAGGAACGGAGCTGGCAAGTCTACTTTTATCAATAGTTTACTTGGCCTGATTCCCATCAAGAAAGGCGAAATACACGTAAATGGCAAGCCTCGAAAAAGGAATAACCGCTGGAAAAACGAGATTGCCTATTTGCCGGAAAAATTCATGCTATATCCCTCTTTGACAGGTTACGAAAATATCGTGTTCTTTGCACAGGCTGGCAAAGGAAACGCGGATGCGAAAAAAATAAAGCAGATCTTGAATTCCGTGGGACTTTGGGAAGACCGGAACAGGTCCATCAAGGGCTATTCAAAAGGAATGCTCCAGAGACTGGGGCTTGCCATCACTCTTTATCAGGATTCCGACATATTGATTCTGGATGAACCTACAAGCGGAATTGACCCAATGGGCCGCAAGGAGATCCTGGAAGTGCTTCACTCTTTGTCGGGTAAAACCATCCTGCTCTCTTCCCATCATTTAGAGGAAATCAAACAAATCTGTACACATGTAGCTTTTTTAGATAAAGGAAAAATGACGAAATACACAGTTGATGATTTTTTAAGAATTCAGGAATTAGGAGGCATGGAGAAATGA
- a CDS encoding ABC transporter permease: MHFIWKEWKENIRGKGLWLAIGTIILVSVLLLVRSTSLSYDQGLYILLINLFDTLIYFIPILYLFMGAFSIFQEKEQKTLVMLLTKQESYWTFLAKKSFGMHLVLLTPVIIWFFLFLIPLKIFFKADIGTYLVFVLSITVLMLVFTQIGALVGSISRSRMQIAGIAVILWFYFFFLHDFALLSIIQDVTHENVKLFSIAYFLNPIQAVRMYLETGVGIYSFGHMSRLLKSFMWLQPGAFLGASFVFWMAATFISSVLLHRKEGFE, encoded by the coding sequence ATGCATTTCATTTGGAAAGAATGGAAGGAAAATATAAGAGGCAAAGGGCTCTGGCTTGCGATCGGTACAATCATATTAGTTTCTGTTCTGCTGCTTGTAAGATCAACTTCTCTTTCCTATGATCAGGGTTTGTATATCTTGCTCATCAACCTGTTCGACACACTGATTTATTTTATCCCGATTCTGTACTTATTCATGGGCGCTTTCTCTATCTTCCAGGAAAAAGAGCAAAAAACACTGGTCATGCTTTTGACCAAACAAGAAAGCTATTGGACATTTCTCGCCAAAAAGAGCTTTGGGATGCACTTAGTGCTTCTTACACCAGTAATCATCTGGTTTTTCTTATTCCTTATTCCTTTAAAAATTTTCTTTAAAGCTGATATTGGAACCTATCTTGTCTTTGTTCTTTCGATCACTGTCCTTATGCTTGTGTTCACGCAAATCGGCGCCCTGGTAGGGAGTATCAGCAGGTCAAGAATGCAGATTGCCGGTATTGCCGTCATCCTCTGGTTCTATTTCTTTTTCTTACATGACTTTGCCCTGTTATCCATCATCCAGGATGTGACCCATGAGAATGTAAAGCTATTCTCGATTGCCTACTTTTTAAATCCAATACAGGCAGTAAGGATGTATCTTGAAACAGGAGTAGGGATTTACTCTTTCGGTCACATGTCACGTCTATTGAAATCATTCATGTGGCTGCAGCCGGGGGCCTTCCTCGGAGCCAGTTTTGTTTTTTGGATGGCCGCTACATTTATCAGTTCTGTGCTGCTGCATCGCAAGGAGGGTTTTGAATGA
- the nosD gene encoding nitrous oxide reductase family maturation protein NosD encodes MPFPEKGTAAQNLQAVIDSAKDGEIIQLESTSYIGNIVIDKPLTLIGKKGTIIEGDGKGNVISVRASGVTISDLKVTNSGMDRNSPEEYAAFKVYTDGNIIRNIVIDHSFHGVYLSKAHDNTIENVSVKGLGKGEIAAQGNGLHVYYSNGNLLKNNFIEGTRDGMFFDYANDNKALNNKITKTRYGLHYMYSDRNEFKNNIFTFNTGGAAIMHSNQLKLENNQFIFNYGHRSFGLLVLSANENNIENNTFYMNQRGLYIDQSTDNLIRSNHLSQNQIGIELWASSNEQIFTGNTIQENTIPAVTLGGTGRNDWSLEGIGNDWGRSFPLLDLDQDGVGDSPAIYKSSLYELIEDQELVYLFLKSPAINIYEKLNQLLDHDKTMFEDQYPLVNRRKSTPYLPAIIIIAVFATAIFAKRRKLLCISFGKNGRKI; translated from the coding sequence ATTCCTTTTCCGGAAAAGGGGACGGCAGCACAAAACCTGCAGGCCGTCATTGATTCAGCCAAAGACGGTGAAATCATCCAGCTTGAAAGTACTAGTTACATTGGAAATATAGTGATTGATAAGCCGCTTACCCTAATTGGAAAGAAAGGGACTATCATTGAAGGAGACGGCAAAGGCAATGTCATTTCTGTTCGCGCTTCCGGTGTCACCATTTCAGACCTCAAAGTCACAAATAGCGGAATGGACCGAAACAGCCCGGAAGAATACGCTGCGTTCAAGGTTTATACAGATGGGAATATCATCAGGAATATCGTGATTGACCATTCCTTCCACGGAGTTTATTTAAGCAAAGCACATGACAATACCATTGAAAATGTAAGTGTAAAAGGCCTTGGAAAAGGAGAAATAGCCGCCCAGGGCAATGGCCTGCATGTCTATTATTCAAATGGAAATCTATTAAAAAACAATTTTATTGAAGGCACAAGAGATGGGATGTTTTTCGATTATGCCAATGACAATAAAGCCTTAAACAATAAAATCACGAAAACACGTTACGGTCTGCATTATATGTACTCAGACCGCAACGAATTTAAAAACAACATATTCACCTTTAATACAGGAGGGGCAGCCATCATGCACTCCAACCAGCTAAAGCTGGAAAACAACCAGTTTATCTTTAATTATGGTCACCGCTCTTTCGGACTGCTGGTATTATCAGCTAACGAAAATAACATTGAGAACAACACTTTCTACATGAATCAAAGAGGGTTATATATAGATCAATCTACCGATAATCTGATTCGGTCGAACCATCTCTCTCAAAACCAGATTGGAATCGAGCTATGGGCGAGTTCAAACGAACAGATTTTCACTGGAAATACGATTCAAGAAAACACCATACCAGCTGTCACACTGGGCGGCACCGGCAGGAATGACTGGAGCCTTGAAGGAATCGGCAATGATTGGGGCAGGTCCTTCCCTTTGCTCGATCTCGACCAGGATGGCGTGGGTGACAGTCCGGCAATCTATAAATCCTCACTATATGAACTGATTGAGGATCAGGAACTAGTCTATCTTTTCCTAAAAAGTCCGGCCATTAACATCTATGAAAAACTGAATCAGCTGCTCGATCATGATAAAACAATGTTTGAGGATCAGTATCCTCTGGTGAACAGACGGAAATCAACACCCTACCTGCCTGCAATTATCATCATTGCCGTCTTCGCAACAGCCATCTTCGCAAAAAGGAGAAAACTGCTATGCATTTCATTTGGAAAGAATGGAAGGAAAATATAA
- the nosZ gene encoding Sec-dependent nitrous-oxide reductase: protein MKKWIPIASGLATGLLAATVFFADFSPGDRNEAIAESSKNKTNAEKVYVPFGEKDEYYLFASGGHSGQMFIYGVPSMRHIRTVPVFSPDSATGYGFDKHSKEMMGGFTWGDLHHPAFSETNGDYDGKYMFATDVGNSRAAVMNLETFTVKDIIDVPNTSGPHCAAFVTENTEYMFLPTRFAVPIGREYAPLDDYSEKYRGVMSAVTFDEKKEKLNIAYQVALPPWSYDLSDAGKKVSKDWAVMTTYNTEEATTNLEFNASQADRDFIVLFNWKELEQMVKDGKYDEVTGQKMIFPEKHKGGMYLVPVAKSPHGVDVTPDGKHFIASGKLAPTMTVFSFEKAFKAIENKEFAGERNGIPIIKYESVMEKEVNPENALGPLHTQFDDQGMAYTTMFISSEIVKWDPKTGETLDRVPVQYSPGHSVAAEGDTVAPDGKYLIALNKIAKDSYLSVGPSHPESMQLIDLRGDKMEVIQSAPVNPEPHYAQMIKADKIKTITVYPKDEKNPDAVYSQEETRIERKGNEVHVYGIAMRSKFIFDAKAERPDQIEVKKGDKVFIHLTNIDFDQDITHGFAINGYDLNIEVQPGQTNTVEFTADKAGTYPIYCTNFCSALHQEMTGYFLVKP, encoded by the coding sequence ATGAAAAAATGGATTCCAATCGCCTCGGGACTCGCTACCGGGCTCCTTGCTGCAACGGTTTTCTTTGCTGATTTTTCTCCTGGTGACCGAAATGAAGCAATAGCGGAAAGCAGCAAAAACAAAACAAATGCGGAAAAAGTATATGTACCTTTTGGTGAAAAGGATGAGTACTACTTATTCGCTTCGGGCGGACACTCAGGACAGATGTTCATTTATGGTGTCCCTTCCATGAGGCATATCAGGACCGTACCGGTATTCAGCCCGGATTCGGCAACAGGATATGGCTTTGATAAACACTCAAAAGAAATGATGGGCGGCTTTACCTGGGGCGATCTCCATCACCCGGCATTTTCAGAGACCAATGGTGATTATGACGGTAAATACATGTTTGCTACCGATGTCGGCAACAGCCGGGCGGCAGTCATGAACCTTGAAACATTCACTGTCAAGGACATCATTGATGTACCAAATACGAGCGGTCCGCACTGTGCAGCATTCGTTACAGAAAACACTGAATATATGTTCCTGCCAACACGTTTCGCAGTGCCGATTGGAAGAGAGTATGCACCGCTTGACGACTATAGTGAAAAGTACCGCGGCGTCATGTCAGCAGTTACCTTTGACGAGAAAAAGGAAAAATTGAATATTGCCTACCAGGTTGCCCTTCCACCATGGTCCTATGACCTATCTGATGCAGGGAAAAAAGTCTCCAAGGATTGGGCAGTCATGACTACCTATAACACAGAAGAGGCAACGACAAACCTTGAATTCAACGCTTCCCAGGCTGACCGCGACTTTATCGTCCTTTTCAACTGGAAAGAGCTTGAGCAAATGGTCAAGGACGGAAAGTATGACGAAGTAACTGGCCAGAAGATGATCTTCCCTGAAAAGCATAAAGGCGGCATGTACCTGGTGCCTGTAGCCAAATCGCCGCACGGTGTCGATGTCACTCCAGATGGAAAGCACTTTATTGCTTCTGGTAAATTGGCACCAACAATGACTGTATTCTCTTTTGAAAAAGCATTCAAAGCGATTGAAAACAAAGAATTCGCCGGCGAGCGAAATGGGATTCCAATCATTAAGTATGAATCAGTTATGGAGAAAGAAGTGAACCCAGAAAATGCGCTGGGACCGCTTCATACTCAATTCGATGATCAAGGCATGGCTTATACAACCATGTTCATCTCATCTGAAATCGTGAAATGGGATCCGAAGACTGGTGAAACTTTGGACCGGGTGCCTGTACAGTACTCTCCTGGACATTCTGTTGCAGCTGAGGGAGATACAGTCGCACCTGACGGAAAATACCTCATTGCATTGAACAAAATTGCAAAAGACAGCTATCTATCTGTGGGTCCTTCCCACCCTGAATCCATGCAGCTGATCGACCTGCGCGGCGACAAAATGGAAGTCATCCAGTCTGCCCCGGTCAACCCAGAACCGCACTACGCACAAATGATCAAGGCAGATAAAATCAAAACGATTACCGTTTACCCTAAGGATGAAAAGAACCCTGATGCCGTTTACAGCCAGGAAGAAACCCGCATCGAAAGGAAAGGCAACGAAGTTCATGTCTACGGAATTGCCATGCGTTCAAAATTCATTTTTGACGCAAAAGCGGAACGACCTGACCAAATTGAAGTCAAAAAAGGAGATAAAGTCTTTATTCACCTAACCAATATCGACTTTGACCAGGACATTACCCACGGCTTTGCCATCAATGGCTACGATTTGAATATTGAAGTACAGCCTGGACAGACGAATACAGTGGAATTCACCGCAGATAAAGCAGGGACATACCCGATTTACTGTACGAACTTCTGCTCAGCACTGCACCAGGAAATGACCGGTTACTTCCTGGTAAAACCGTAA
- a CDS encoding cytochrome C — MQKALISFIISALIGLGLGYIAFDVVGGSNGDTENASKETDTSKPQSDNKQEEKDDQPAAETVSADDNILTSKGCLSCHSVSSLNLTGGATGPDLSKAFENVEGKHGKPIHQFLKAYLSSHVRGNWRQSTF; from the coding sequence ATGCAAAAAGCTTTAATCAGTTTTATCATTAGCGCTCTGATTGGTCTTGGACTCGGTTACATTGCATTCGATGTCGTCGGCGGAAGCAACGGAGATACTGAAAACGCTTCCAAAGAAACAGACACTTCTAAACCGCAGAGTGACAACAAACAAGAGGAGAAGGATGACCAGCCTGCTGCTGAAACAGTTTCCGCAGATGATAACATTTTAACATCCAAGGGCTGCCTTAGCTGCCATTCTGTATCTTCATTAAATCTCACTGGCGGTGCAACTGGCCCAGATTTATCAAAGGCATTCGAGAATGTTGAAGGAAAGCATGGCAAGCCAATTCATCAGTTCTTAAAAGCCTACCTCAGCAGTCATGTCAGGGGTAATTGGCGGCAATCCACTTTCTGA
- the bshB2 gene encoding bacillithiol biosynthesis deacetylase BshB2 codes for MEKERHVLVVFPHPDDEAFGVSGTIASHVNMGTPVTYACLTLGQMGRNMGNPPFANRETLPAIRKKELKDAARAMGINDLRMLGFRDKTVEFEDENMLSNLMSSLITELNPSLVITFYPGYSVHPDHEATGAAVVRAVEKIPEADRPKLHCVAFSRNCVEELGEPDIVYDISAVADIKLDAIRAHRSQTELMLEEMAVKLKEKDPKTLAWINNERFWTYKFS; via the coding sequence ATGGAAAAAGAAAGGCATGTACTTGTCGTTTTCCCTCATCCTGATGATGAGGCATTCGGTGTTTCCGGAACAATCGCCTCCCATGTTAACATGGGAACGCCTGTCACATATGCCTGTTTGACACTTGGACAGATGGGACGGAATATGGGGAATCCGCCGTTCGCAAACCGGGAAACCCTCCCTGCAATACGTAAAAAGGAATTAAAGGACGCCGCTCGCGCGATGGGAATCAATGATTTGCGCATGCTCGGTTTCCGTGACAAGACAGTCGAATTTGAGGATGAGAACATGCTGAGCAATCTCATGTCATCATTGATCACAGAATTGAACCCTTCGCTCGTCATCACCTTCTATCCTGGCTACTCTGTCCACCCGGATCATGAGGCAACCGGTGCGGCGGTAGTGCGAGCAGTTGAAAAAATTCCCGAGGCAGACAGGCCGAAGCTTCATTGCGTGGCATTCTCACGAAACTGTGTCGAAGAGCTTGGCGAGCCAGATATCGTTTATGATATAAGTGCTGTTGCAGACATCAAGCTTGATGCAATCCGTGCACACCGCTCCCAGACTGAGCTGATGCTTGAAGAAATGGCTGTTAAACTGAAGGAAAAGGATCCAAAAACGTTGGCGTGGATCAACAATGAACGATTCTGGACCTATAAATTTTCTTAA
- a CDS encoding YojF family protein — MDPVILSEVQKALDRFKDKEVYVHLETTNGAYASHNNESFFSSGAYIRNAKVTYERAKITGEGPFRTGLKIPFGWVYAEGITHFEIDDKGRLLLAGHDFNGKLAVALEISETPFE, encoded by the coding sequence ATGGATCCGGTGATTTTATCAGAAGTCCAGAAAGCCCTGGACCGTTTTAAAGACAAAGAAGTCTATGTCCATTTAGAAACAACAAATGGAGCTTATGCATCCCACAATAACGAGTCATTCTTCTCATCAGGCGCGTATATTCGCAATGCGAAGGTAACCTATGAACGCGCGAAGATTACTGGTGAAGGCCCTTTTCGGACAGGTTTGAAAATACCTTTTGGCTGGGTGTATGCTGAGGGAATCACACACTTCGAAATTGACGATAAAGGAAGACTGTTGCTTGCCGGTCATGATTTTAACGGAAAGCTTGCCGTCGCCCTTGAAATAAGCGAAACACCGTTCGAATAA
- a CDS encoding DUF2512 family protein has product MNHAKALLIKSIMTFAVLLLLLGSFAGLGDILVITLVLGAISYLAGDLFILPKTSNLTASLSDLALSFFVIWGLGLMLFEQTDGIVFAALFASVLIASGEWFFHSYMADRVLRINRKI; this is encoded by the coding sequence ATGAATCACGCAAAGGCATTATTGATTAAAAGCATCATGACATTTGCTGTTCTTCTACTATTATTGGGGAGTTTTGCAGGGTTAGGCGATATTCTTGTCATCACTCTCGTACTTGGGGCGATCTCTTATCTCGCCGGTGACTTGTTCATTCTCCCGAAAACTAGCAATCTTACCGCTTCTCTATCTGATCTAGCGCTTTCTTTTTTCGTGATATGGGGTCTTGGATTAATGTTGTTCGAGCAGACGGATGGCATTGTTTTTGCAGCACTTTTTGCGTCAGTATTGATCGCTTCTGGAGAATGGTTCTTTCATAGTTATATGGCAGATCGGGTGCTTCGGATTAATCGAAAGATATAA
- the pdxK gene encoding pyridoxine/pyridoxal/pyridoxamine kinase: protein MSLKKVLTIAGSDTSGGAGIQADLKTFQELGVYGMTALTTIVTMDPKNHWHHEVFPQPVDLVEKQLETVLSVGIDAMKTGMLGTVEIIELSARKIDEHKLDRVVIDPVMVCKGEDEVLMPENTDAMRELLLPRATVVTPNLFEAWQLAQTGPIRTIDDMKEAAVKIHDLGAKNVMIKGGNKLNHEKAVDLLYDGKDFTLFESEKVETSFTHGAGCTFASAITAQLAKGKTVPEALEVAKGFITEAIKHGFRLNEYVGPTAHLAYNKYAGGNRGE, encoded by the coding sequence ATGAGTTTGAAAAAGGTGTTAACAATCGCAGGTTCAGATACAAGCGGCGGCGCTGGCATCCAGGCTGACCTTAAAACCTTTCAGGAGTTAGGCGTATATGGAATGACTGCCTTAACTACGATCGTGACGATGGATCCTAAAAACCACTGGCACCATGAGGTATTCCCACAGCCAGTTGACCTCGTCGAAAAGCAGCTTGAAACGGTTCTTTCCGTTGGAATAGATGCAATGAAGACAGGTATGCTCGGAACAGTTGAGATCATCGAGCTGTCTGCACGCAAAATTGATGAGCATAAATTGGACAGAGTGGTCATCGACCCTGTAATGGTATGTAAGGGCGAAGACGAAGTCCTTATGCCTGAAAACACAGATGCTATGAGAGAATTGCTGCTGCCAAGGGCAACAGTCGTCACGCCGAACCTGTTCGAAGCATGGCAGCTGGCACAAACCGGACCAATCCGCACAATCGATGATATGAAAGAAGCAGCAGTGAAAATCCATGACCTAGGCGCTAAAAACGTCATGATCAAGGGCGGAAACAAGCTGAACCACGAAAAAGCTGTAGACCTGCTATATGATGGAAAAGACTTCACTCTTTTCGAATCTGAAAAAGTTGAAACAAGCTTCACGCACGGCGCAGGATGCACATTCGCATCCGCGATCACTGCACAGCTGGCTAAAGGCAAAACAGTCCCTGAAGCATTAGAAGTGGCTAAAGGCTTCATCACCGAAGCCATCAAGCACGGCTTCAGACTGAACGAATACGTAGGCCCAACCGCACACCTGGCATACAACAAATACGCAGGCGGCAACCGCGGCGAATAA
- the fdhD gene encoding formate dehydrogenase accessory sulfurtransferase FdhD: MIKKGCPEEYPISLKLNGYEIAVFQLTNQDLEDWVYGYLFSEGLIDGPEDVVSVQFSEKTGTLNVALCNSFDPEQMYSKKKHYTAGCGRGVTFFSMTDVKKFNKVNSDVTYSLTYLLKKRAEFAQNSPLYLETGGMHGACIILEDGSIEVREDIGRHNAVDKIIGHAIRKRLHPDRLVLLTTGRVSYEMLSKAAKFGFAVIGSRTAATKQAIQLARFLNIEVVGYLRGKMATVYTSAKRINDDLNTPAAENSSHIESCPAPAPSPSSRFGQPDEVKERLHRSALQRLSGLTKALPLFWKGGKPSKY; encoded by the coding sequence ATGATCAAAAAAGGCTGTCCTGAAGAATATCCGATCAGCTTGAAGCTGAATGGATATGAGATTGCGGTATTCCAGCTGACAAATCAGGATTTGGAAGACTGGGTATATGGCTACCTTTTTTCAGAAGGATTGATTGACGGACCGGAGGATGTTGTCAGTGTCCAATTTAGCGAGAAGACCGGTACATTGAATGTGGCATTATGTAACTCTTTTGATCCTGAGCAAATGTATTCAAAAAAGAAGCATTATACAGCCGGCTGCGGCCGGGGAGTGACTTTCTTTTCGATGACGGATGTCAAGAAATTCAATAAAGTGAATTCCGATGTGACCTATTCGTTGACCTATTTGTTAAAAAAACGCGCGGAATTCGCGCAGAATTCGCCGTTATACCTGGAAACAGGCGGCATGCATGGCGCCTGCATCATCCTTGAGGATGGCAGCATCGAGGTCAGGGAGGATATCGGCAGGCATAATGCTGTCGATAAAATTATCGGACACGCAATTAGAAAGCGTTTGCATCCTGACCGGCTCGTCCTTTTGACGACCGGCAGGGTTTCATATGAAATGCTGTCAAAAGCTGCGAAATTTGGTTTTGCCGTCATTGGCTCACGAACTGCGGCTACCAAGCAGGCCATCCAGTTAGCCCGATTTCTGAACATTGAAGTCGTTGGCTATTTGCGGGGGAAAATGGCGACGGTCTATACATCTGCCAAAAGGATAAATGATGATTTAAACACGCCGGCTGCGGAAAATAGTTCTCACATCGAGAGTTGTCCAGCTCCAGCGCCTAGCCCCTCGAGTCGCTTCGGTCAGCCCGATGAAGTCAAAGAACGACTTCACCGGTCAGCCCTCCAGCGCTTGTCGGGGCTGACCAAGGCGCTTCCGCTTTTCTGGAAAGGGGGGAAGCCCAGCAAGTACTGA